A window of Haloarcula sp. H-GB4 contains these coding sequences:
- the pdxS gene encoding pyridoxal 5'-phosphate synthase lyase subunit PdxS has protein sequence MTEETDLEDLRRGTDLVKRGFAKMQKGGVIMDVVNREQARIAEDAGAVAVMHLESVPADIRKRGGVARMADPSKLEEIIEEVSIPVMGKARIGHTAEAQILEAAGADMVDESEVLTQADDRYHIDKREFTAPFVCGARNLAEALRRIDEGAAMIRTKGEAGTGDVNQAVTHQRNIQRSIGMLEGMAYEERDEWAREHGAPRRLVHETADRGRLPVVNFAAGGIATPADAALMMQHGCDGIFVGSGIFGAENPQAMGESVVAAVNNYDDPEQLKEIAKNPGKGMKGQANADLDEEEQLQGRGI, from the coding sequence ATGACTGAAGAGACCGACCTCGAGGACCTCCGTCGCGGGACTGACCTCGTCAAGCGCGGCTTCGCGAAGATGCAGAAGGGCGGCGTCATCATGGACGTTGTCAACCGTGAGCAAGCCCGAATCGCCGAGGACGCCGGCGCGGTCGCCGTGATGCACCTAGAGTCGGTCCCGGCCGATATCCGCAAGCGGGGCGGTGTCGCCCGAATGGCTGACCCCAGCAAGCTCGAAGAGATCATCGAGGAAGTGTCGATTCCGGTGATGGGCAAGGCCCGCATCGGCCACACCGCAGAGGCCCAGATTCTGGAAGCCGCTGGCGCGGATATGGTCGACGAGTCGGAAGTGCTGACCCAGGCCGACGACCGCTACCACATCGACAAGCGCGAGTTCACTGCACCGTTCGTCTGCGGAGCCCGGAACCTCGCCGAGGCGCTGCGCCGCATCGACGAGGGCGCAGCAATGATTCGCACGAAGGGTGAGGCAGGCACTGGTGATGTGAATCAGGCTGTCACGCACCAGCGGAACATCCAGCGCTCTATCGGGATGCTCGAAGGGATGGCCTACGAGGAGCGCGACGAGTGGGCCCGCGAACACGGTGCGCCCCGGCGACTCGTCCACGAGACAGCTGACCGCGGCCGGCTGCCGGTCGTCAACTTCGCGGCCGGCGGCATCGCGACGCCTGCCGACGCCGCACTGATGATGCAACACGGCTGTGACGGTATCTTTGTTGGCTCGGGCATCTTCGGGGCAGAGAACCCACAGGCGATGGGCGAGTCCGTCGTCGCGGCAGTCAACAACTACGACGACCCCGAACAGCTCAAGGAGATCGCGAAGAACCCAGGCAAGGGGATGAAAGGCCAGGCGAACGCGGACTTAGACGAAGAAGAGCAGTTGCAGGGCCGCGGCATCTAA
- a CDS encoding mechanosensitive ion channel family protein, translating to MAVQGTATPTPTANDTGEGLLELFTVLQRSLDQLVATQGRLVATLILLVFLLVSVVVVPAALARLRSAASGQTGDWLQVMADYTPTTIRGVFLRIAQFSMVVIVVISFLIVWGVLDIVQTVGPYLNGGDQSLLATIQTIVLVMLAFVLSDQMQRWIGRFSQAVTGFTEHQEEILLRLGQVTVFITIGATVFAVWGIDLSGLLVGAGFLGIVVGLAARQTLGSLIAGFVLMFSRPFTIGDWVLVGEQEGIVTDITIFNTRLENFDGEFVIIPNDRVSDRAVTNRSRKGLLRLTVDIGVDYDTDVDRAMDLAREAMTDIEHVVDSPTPDVVPKDFGDSAVVMELRFWIDHPTPPRKWRAISAVVRGVKATFDEEDISIPFPQRTLSNRVDAADEEALEGGVEMRPDGDG from the coding sequence ATGGCTGTGCAGGGGACGGCAACGCCTACGCCGACGGCCAACGACACCGGTGAAGGCCTTCTGGAACTCTTTACCGTGTTACAGCGGTCACTGGACCAGTTGGTCGCGACGCAGGGGCGACTCGTCGCGACGCTCATCCTCTTGGTCTTCCTGCTTGTCAGTGTTGTCGTGGTTCCGGCCGCACTCGCCCGGCTTCGGTCCGCTGCGTCGGGTCAAACCGGCGACTGGCTACAGGTCATGGCCGACTACACGCCGACGACCATCCGGGGCGTGTTTCTCCGGATCGCTCAGTTTTCGATGGTCGTCATCGTTGTCATTTCGTTCCTCATCGTCTGGGGCGTTCTCGATATCGTCCAGACGGTGGGGCCGTACCTCAACGGCGGTGATCAGTCACTCCTGGCGACGATACAGACGATCGTCCTCGTCATGCTGGCCTTTGTCCTGTCCGACCAGATGCAGCGGTGGATCGGCCGGTTCAGCCAAGCTGTTACCGGCTTCACCGAACACCAAGAGGAGATCCTCCTCCGACTGGGGCAGGTCACCGTCTTCATTACCATCGGTGCGACGGTCTTCGCTGTCTGGGGCATCGATCTCAGTGGCTTGCTCGTCGGGGCTGGGTTTCTCGGTATCGTCGTTGGTCTGGCCGCCAGACAGACGCTTGGCTCGCTCATCGCCGGCTTCGTCCTGATGTTCTCTCGCCCGTTCACTATCGGCGACTGGGTACTCGTCGGCGAGCAAGAAGGGATCGTGACCGATATCACGATCTTCAACACGCGGCTGGAGAACTTCGATGGCGAGTTCGTCATCATTCCGAACGACCGGGTGAGCGACCGCGCGGTGACGAATCGCAGTCGAAAGGGGCTGTTGCGACTCACAGTCGACATCGGTGTGGACTACGACACCGATGTTGATCGGGCGATGGATCTCGCCCGCGAAGCGATGACAGACATCGAGCACGTCGTCGATTCGCCGACGCCAGATGTCGTTCCAAAGGATTTCGGGGACTCTGCCGTGGTGATGGAACTCCGGTTCTGGATCGATCACCCGACGCCACCGCGGAAGTGGCGCGCCATCTCGGCGGTCGTCCGGGGTGTGAAAGCCACCTTCGACGAGGAAGACATCTCGATTCCATTCCCCCAGCGAACCCTCTCGAACCGCGTGGACGCGGCGGACGAGGAGGCGCTGGAAGGCGGCGTGGAGATGCGTCCGGACGGCGACGGCTGA
- a CDS encoding DUF2150 family protein yields MSTPPGEYYTEERWQNWLDRIEEENVDPEDEDSARLLLNLQDDAAIAVAKILTDYEDGPLDEEATLDELTGVREIVLDDIDIDDEETVMLIDGVQTSLLCVFYAAEEFVAEGAADDATITDYIEAAADAEAEEDLDAALGYCVQAGTQIIGGSELPMEVAENLEYGLVSEWVNGLDSLQTAMSDPEVVEEDES; encoded by the coding sequence ATGAGCACTCCGCCGGGGGAGTATTACACCGAAGAACGCTGGCAGAACTGGCTAGACCGTATCGAGGAAGAAAACGTCGACCCTGAAGACGAGGATTCAGCGCGGCTTCTGTTGAACCTCCAGGACGACGCCGCGATCGCGGTCGCAAAGATTCTCACCGATTACGAGGACGGACCGCTCGACGAGGAAGCGACGCTCGACGAGCTTACCGGCGTCCGGGAGATCGTTCTCGACGACATCGACATCGACGACGAGGAGACCGTGATGCTGATCGACGGCGTCCAGACATCGCTGCTGTGCGTATTCTATGCGGCCGAGGAGTTCGTCGCAGAAGGCGCTGCGGACGATGCGACCATCACCGACTACATCGAGGCCGCCGCGGACGCGGAAGCCGAAGAGGACCTCGACGCGGCGCTGGGCTACTGTGTGCAGGCCGGCACGCAGATCATTGGCGGGTCGGAGCTCCCGATGGAGGTCGCTGAGAACCTCGAATACGGGCTCGTCTCCGAGTGGGTCAATGGACTCGACAGTCTCCAGACTGCGATGAGCGACCCGGAAGTCGTCGAAGAAGACGAGAGTTGA
- the hmgB gene encoding hydroxymethylglutaryl-CoA synthase, whose translation MTAVGIDAMEIWTGKLKLDLAETFAPAQGDDPGKYTKGLGLRASSFPDVYEDIVTMGANAAHRLMERKGLTPEDIGRIDVATESAFDNSKPVSTYIAGCLEQVYDENFHHANKGERKFACISGTQSLDDAYNWIRAGRNRGRAALVIATDTALYARDDPGEATQGAGAVAMLVDEDPNLVELSTEQGYGSADETDFLKPNQQFPSVDGKRSVNVYLARMREALEDFAEVAGDIHPGDYEMIPFHTPFPGMVRKAAALGYRHIVRGTDVGDLLAEEIGHQPMRADFETDDEFHAAIKEYTDALTETERYQDWYANSIEPTLEISREVGNWYTGSVHIARAAGLKHARENGLDLDEAQLLVASYGSGAQAEVHAETIVPGWEEEIGALNIDEQIRNRHELTFAEYEQVHDVHNHDTEADVEEFTAPENEFAFDGWGRMGERKYRYVE comes from the coding sequence ATGACTGCAGTCGGTATCGACGCTATGGAGATCTGGACCGGAAAGCTCAAACTCGACCTCGCTGAGACGTTCGCGCCGGCTCAGGGGGACGATCCAGGGAAGTATACGAAGGGGCTCGGCCTGCGCGCGTCGTCGTTCCCGGATGTGTACGAGGACATCGTCACGATGGGGGCGAACGCGGCCCATCGCCTGATGGAACGCAAGGGGCTGACGCCCGAGGACATCGGTCGTATCGACGTGGCGACTGAGAGTGCCTTCGACAACTCCAAACCCGTTTCGACGTACATTGCGGGCTGCCTCGAACAGGTGTACGACGAGAATTTCCATCACGCTAACAAGGGCGAGCGGAAGTTCGCCTGTATCTCTGGGACACAGAGTCTTGACGACGCCTACAACTGGATCCGCGCCGGGCGGAACCGCGGTCGGGCCGCGCTCGTCATCGCAACTGATACCGCACTGTACGCCCGCGACGATCCCGGCGAGGCCACACAAGGGGCCGGCGCGGTGGCGATGCTCGTTGACGAAGACCCGAATCTGGTTGAACTCTCGACCGAACAGGGGTACGGCAGCGCCGACGAAACTGACTTCCTCAAGCCCAATCAGCAGTTCCCATCCGTCGACGGCAAGCGCTCGGTGAACGTCTATCTCGCCCGCATGCGCGAAGCACTGGAGGACTTCGCCGAGGTTGCCGGCGACATCCACCCGGGCGACTACGAAATGATTCCCTTCCACACGCCGTTCCCGGGGATGGTCCGGAAGGCCGCAGCGCTTGGCTACCGACACATCGTTCGCGGCACGGATGTCGGCGACCTGCTCGCCGAGGAAATCGGTCACCAGCCTATGCGCGCCGACTTCGAGACCGACGATGAGTTCCACGCGGCCATCAAGGAGTACACGGACGCACTCACAGAAACTGAGCGCTATCAGGACTGGTATGCCAACAGCATCGAGCCGACGCTCGAGATATCTCGGGAGGTCGGGAACTGGTACACCGGTTCCGTCCATATCGCCCGCGCTGCCGGCCTGAAACACGCTCGTGAGAATGGACTGGATCTGGACGAGGCGCAATTGTTAGTTGCCTCCTATGGGTCCGGTGCACAGGCGGAGGTTCACGCCGAAACCATTGTCCCCGGCTGGGAGGAGGAGATCGGCGCGCTCAACATCGACGAGCAGATCCGGAACCGCCACGAACTCACGTTTGCGGAGTACGAACAGGTCCACGACGTCCATAATCACGATACTGAGGCCGATGTCGAGGAGTTCACCGCGCCCGAAAACGAGTTCGCCTTCGACGGCTGGGGCCGGATGGGTGAGCGGAAGTATCGGTACGTGGAGTAA
- a CDS encoding helix-turn-helix domain-containing protein → MAGGARDDLAEKMAGEVALSDDPGATLRKWRTDFDVAQTELADKLDVSPSVVSDYESGRRDNPGIGVVRRLVVALLDIDENRGGDHIRQHARVLSAGFDSDVVHDLREYSANVGVERVYDAIDAEELFRGSQDTVAGHTVINSIAAITRLSSDEFYQLYGQSTNRALVFTNVTRGESPLVALRVVSPTPNAVILHGLEDEAVWEHAQDLARIDDFSLAITDTDLEDLLGGLRELP, encoded by the coding sequence ATGGCAGGGGGAGCACGCGACGATCTCGCGGAAAAAATGGCGGGTGAGGTGGCACTGAGCGACGACCCAGGGGCGACCCTGCGGAAGTGGCGTACTGACTTCGACGTTGCACAAACCGAACTCGCCGACAAACTCGACGTCTCCCCGTCCGTGGTCTCGGACTACGAGAGCGGCCGGCGTGACAACCCCGGTATCGGCGTAGTCCGTCGACTTGTCGTCGCACTGCTTGACATCGACGAGAACCGTGGCGGTGACCACATCCGTCAGCACGCCCGCGTGCTCTCGGCCGGGTTCGACAGCGACGTGGTCCACGACCTCCGCGAATACTCCGCGAATGTGGGCGTCGAGCGCGTCTACGACGCCATCGACGCTGAAGAACTGTTTCGTGGCAGTCAGGATACCGTCGCCGGCCACACCGTCATCAACTCCATCGCCGCCATCACGCGCCTCTCCTCGGATGAGTTTTACCAGCTATACGGTCAGTCGACGAACCGCGCGCTCGTGTTCACGAACGTGACCCGTGGCGAGTCCCCGCTCGTCGCGCTTCGGGTCGTCTCGCCGACGCCCAACGCCGTCATCCTCCACGGGCTTGAGGACGAGGCCGTCTGGGAGCACGCACAGGATCTCGCTCGCATCGACGATTTCTCGCTGGCGATTACCGACACCGATCTGGAGGACCTGCTGGGCGGCCTTCGAGAGCTTCCCTGA
- a CDS encoding type IV pilin N-terminal domain-containing protein, with amino-acid sequence MAGRNLYCDRRGVSPVIGVVLMLSITVLLAGTVGGVVLTASSDLNQRTPVVARSTGQFVTGPSGGCGANTVAVRHAGGDPVPADELEVAVALPDSDARIVNLPVSGTALSASNTDDPDNVVYDYCVGGVIANGGQRWSAGRAITFQLNAGGTVEPSDTIEVRVVHAPSNSVLAAVELTARR; translated from the coding sequence GTGGCCGGACGAAATCTCTATTGTGACCGTCGCGGCGTCAGCCCAGTCATCGGCGTGGTCCTCATGCTCTCAATTACTGTCCTTCTGGCCGGGACAGTCGGCGGCGTTGTGCTCACTGCAAGCAGCGACCTGAACCAGCGGACGCCGGTCGTCGCCCGGTCGACGGGACAGTTCGTCACCGGTCCGTCGGGAGGGTGTGGTGCGAACACAGTAGCGGTACGACACGCCGGCGGTGACCCGGTTCCGGCCGATGAACTGGAAGTCGCTGTTGCACTGCCAGACAGCGACGCTCGCATCGTCAACCTGCCAGTTTCCGGGACAGCGCTTTCAGCGAGCAATACTGACGACCCGGACAACGTCGTCTACGACTACTGTGTCGGCGGTGTCATCGCCAATGGCGGCCAGCGGTGGTCAGCGGGTCGGGCCATCACTTTCCAACTGAACGCCGGCGGGACCGTCGAACCCAGCGATACCATCGAGGTACGCGTCGTGCACGCCCCATCGAACAGCGTCCTTGCTGCCGTCGAACTGACCGCCCGCCGGTAA
- a CDS encoding replication factor C large subunit, with protein MDWTEKYRPTTLSEVRGNDKARDALKKWAETWDDHREAVILYGSPGIGKTSAAHALANDMEWPTIELNASDSRTKDVINRVAGEAAKSGTLTAGGGGRRLVIMDEADNIHGNADRGGARAITALVKEASQPMILIANEYYEMSNGLRNNCQDIEFRDVSPRSIVPVLRDLCRQEGVEYESDALQELAEQNSGDLRGAVKDLQAIAETTERLTADDVVTGKRDTTEGIFEYLDVVLKEAGAQEALEASYDVDETPDDLINWIEDNMPKDYEGTELVRAYEFLSNADQWLGRVRETQNYSFWRYAGDNMTAGVAAARDGTKGGWTRYGPPSYWSKLGRSKGTRNTRDYVAQQIAAIDGVSMRTARREIMPFLSTMTHHCRNRDLTVAMAATYDMEAEHVSFVTGSGKDTNKVQDIVADAEALKQEAAVEHSGGVFEGASVEGGDGESDTGSDAPDTDAGEESGDQQVALAADDGAESDATSDGTATDDETETASEAAEDDDQQSGLSDFM; from the coding sequence ATGGATTGGACGGAGAAGTACCGCCCGACGACGCTGTCGGAGGTGCGGGGCAACGACAAGGCCCGCGACGCACTCAAAAAGTGGGCGGAGACGTGGGACGACCACCGCGAGGCGGTCATCCTCTATGGGTCCCCGGGCATCGGGAAGACCTCGGCCGCCCACGCGCTGGCAAACGACATGGAGTGGCCGACCATCGAACTCAACGCCAGCGACTCCCGGACCAAGGACGTGATCAATCGGGTGGCTGGCGAGGCCGCCAAGTCCGGGACGCTGACCGCTGGTGGTGGCGGCCGCCGGCTCGTCATCATGGACGAGGCGGACAACATCCACGGCAACGCCGACCGCGGGGGCGCACGGGCAATAACGGCCCTCGTGAAGGAGGCTAGCCAGCCGATGATTCTCATCGCCAACGAGTACTACGAGATGTCAAACGGCCTGCGGAACAACTGCCAGGACATCGAATTCCGGGATGTCTCGCCCCGCTCTATCGTCCCCGTCCTCCGTGACCTCTGTCGTCAGGAGGGCGTTGAGTACGAGTCCGACGCACTGCAGGAACTCGCTGAGCAGAACAGCGGCGACCTGCGGGGCGCGGTCAAGGACCTCCAGGCCATCGCCGAGACGACGGAACGTCTGACCGCCGATGACGTGGTGACCGGCAAGCGCGATACGACCGAGGGCATCTTCGAGTACCTCGACGTGGTGCTCAAGGAGGCCGGCGCGCAGGAAGCGCTGGAGGCTAGTTACGACGTCGACGAGACGCCGGATGACCTCATCAACTGGATCGAGGACAATATGCCCAAAGACTACGAGGGGACAGAACTGGTCCGCGCCTACGAGTTCCTCTCGAACGCCGATCAATGGCTCGGGCGCGTCCGCGAGACCCAGAACTACTCCTTCTGGCGGTACGCCGGCGACAACATGACCGCCGGCGTCGCCGCGGCACGAGACGGGACAAAGGGCGGCTGGACCCGCTACGGGCCGCCGAGCTACTGGTCGAAGCTCGGTCGGTCGAAGGGAACCCGGAACACGCGGGACTACGTCGCCCAGCAGATCGCCGCTATCGACGGCGTGTCGATGCGGACCGCCCGCCGGGAAATCATGCCGTTCCTCTCGACGATGACCCACCACTGCCGGAACCGAGACCTAACGGTGGCAATGGCGGCGACCTACGATATGGAGGCCGAGCACGTTTCCTTCGTCACCGGGTCGGGCAAGGACACGAACAAGGTGCAGGACATCGTCGCTGACGCCGAGGCACTCAAGCAGGAGGCCGCCGTCGAACACTCCGGCGGGGTTTTCGAGGGTGCGAGTGTGGAAGGCGGTGACGGAGAAAGCGATACAGGTAGCGATGCTCCAGATACCGATGCTGGCGAGGAGAGCGGTGACCAGCAGGTGGCGCTTGCGGCGGACGACGGCGCTGAATCCGACGCCACCAGTGACGGCACCGCTACCGACGACGAGACGGAAACAGCGAGCGAAGCCGCCGAAGACGACGACCAGCAGTCCGGTCTTTCTGACTTTATGTAG
- a CDS encoding amino acid ABC transporter permease codes for MGTPESTTAGRTLRARAAGVTDQPLTLLTVAVFWTWLIVRWTNDFLLDGALIERNTSFFPTAPFESVASTLGGLASSLGPVGVPVGWVAGFFEFLAASIPYLPPLATGVWATILLTLLGIALGFLIAVPLSVARVYGGTLTRSLALGYTELFRGTPLLAQLFVLYFATPLTTIIRELPVVGTGFIPAQAFWVAVIAFTLNSAAYQSEYIRSALNSVPEGQLTAARSIGLSKVDGIRHVVLPQGLRYAIPGWSNELVYLIKYSSLASFITVRELFERTDAIASETYRYTELFVLAGLLYLALVISASLVMEYVEDRVAIPGLGTTSR; via the coding sequence ATGGGGACGCCGGAGTCCACGACTGCCGGGCGAACGCTCCGTGCCCGTGCTGCTGGAGTGACCGACCAGCCGCTGACGCTGCTTACTGTCGCAGTCTTCTGGACGTGGCTCATCGTGCGCTGGACGAACGACTTCCTACTAGACGGCGCGCTCATCGAGCGCAACACGTCGTTTTTCCCGACTGCACCGTTCGAATCGGTCGCGTCAACGCTTGGCGGTCTCGCGTCGAGTCTCGGTCCAGTCGGGGTCCCCGTCGGCTGGGTCGCCGGCTTCTTCGAGTTCCTGGCGGCGTCGATTCCATACCTGCCGCCACTGGCGACCGGCGTGTGGGCAACGATACTGTTGACGCTGCTAGGTATCGCGCTGGGGTTCCTTATCGCCGTCCCACTCAGTGTGGCTCGGGTATACGGCGGAACCCTCACCCGTTCACTTGCACTGGGGTATACTGAACTGTTCCGCGGGACGCCGCTGCTCGCCCAGTTGTTCGTCCTCTACTTTGCGACGCCACTGACGACGATCATCCGTGAACTGCCCGTGGTCGGGACTGGATTCATCCCCGCGCAGGCGTTCTGGGTGGCTGTCATCGCGTTCACGCTCAACAGCGCCGCCTACCAGTCGGAGTACATTCGGTCAGCGCTGAACTCTGTCCCGGAAGGGCAACTCACCGCCGCTCGTTCAATCGGGCTCTCGAAGGTTGACGGGATACGGCACGTGGTCCTGCCACAGGGCCTGCGCTACGCGATTCCGGGCTGGTCGAACGAACTGGTGTACCTCATCAAGTACTCGTCGCTAGCGAGTTTCATCACCGTCCGCGAACTGTTCGAGCGAACCGACGCGATCGCTAGCGAGACCTACCGGTACACGGAACTGTTCGTCCTCGCCGGCCTGCTGTACCTTGCGCTTGTTATCTCGGCGTCACTGGTGATGGAATACGTCGAAGACCGGGTCGCGATTCCCGGTCTCGGCACGACCAGCCGATGA
- a CDS encoding amino acid ABC transporter ATP-binding protein: MSDPLLELDDVYKSYGEEQVLSGVSFEMDAGDVDVVIGPSGSGKSTMLRCVNRLTEINGGDIYLDGDCVTDADTDVNELRKQVGMVFQDFNLFAHLTALGNITLGLRKVRGMDKAAAQEKGYEHLEQVGLLDQADSYPAELSGGQKQRVGIARALAMDPKLLLFDEPTSALDPELVGEVVEVMRDLASEGITMLVVSHEMGFARSAASDIIFLDDGRIVEHGPPEQLFENPQAARTGEFLSRLETAHEEE, encoded by the coding sequence ATGAGCGACCCGCTGTTGGAACTTGACGACGTGTACAAGTCCTACGGCGAGGAACAGGTACTCTCCGGCGTCAGCTTCGAGATGGACGCTGGCGATGTCGACGTGGTTATCGGTCCCAGCGGAAGCGGCAAGTCGACGATGCTGCGCTGTGTGAACCGCCTCACCGAGATCAACGGCGGCGATATCTATCTCGACGGCGACTGCGTCACTGACGCCGACACTGACGTGAACGAACTCCGAAAACAGGTCGGGATGGTGTTCCAGGATTTCAACCTCTTCGCCCATCTCACGGCACTCGGAAACATTACGCTCGGCCTGCGGAAGGTCCGTGGGATGGACAAAGCGGCGGCGCAGGAGAAAGGGTACGAACACCTCGAACAGGTCGGGCTACTGGATCAGGCTGACTCCTACCCCGCGGAACTCTCGGGCGGCCAGAAGCAGCGCGTCGGCATCGCCCGCGCGCTCGCCATGGACCCGAAGCTCCTCCTGTTCGACGAGCCGACCAGCGCGCTCGACCCCGAACTCGTCGGCGAGGTCGTCGAAGTGATGCGCGACCTCGCTTCCGAGGGCATCACGATGCTCGTTGTCAGCCACGAGATGGGGTTCGCGCGGTCGGCGGCGTCGGACATCATCTTCCTTGACGACGGACGGATCGTCGAACACGGCCCGCCGGAACAGTTGTTCGAGAACCCTCAAGCGGCCCGGACCGGTGAGTTTCTCAGCCGTCTCGAAACGGCCCACGAGGAGGAGTGA
- a CDS encoding amino acid ABC transporter permease, with product MPPLPLQSDWAFVIGNLDLLLVGTGVTVALTAASILLGFLLGFPAGAVEVYGRGPLKRAVETAGVVLRGTPLLVIIILLFFGLSVSSSAFVTATIALGLRSAAYQSQIFRGALQSVDEGQLEAARAVGMGRLQAIRSVVVPQALRRSVPGFQNEFTIVLKDTSIAIVIGLGELLTVGQNLYQGGQSTAALEIFLTVSLIYFVLTFVTNRSLDYVDDHFSIPGGERA from the coding sequence ATGCCACCCCTCCCGTTGCAGAGTGACTGGGCGTTCGTCATTGGGAACCTCGACTTGCTACTCGTCGGCACGGGTGTCACGGTCGCCCTGACGGCGGCGAGCATTCTGCTTGGCTTTCTGCTCGGGTTCCCGGCGGGAGCCGTTGAGGTGTACGGCCGTGGCCCGCTCAAACGCGCCGTCGAGACGGCCGGCGTCGTCCTTCGCGGGACGCCGCTGCTCGTCATCATTATCTTGCTGTTCTTCGGTCTCTCGGTGTCGAGCAGCGCCTTCGTGACCGCGACCATCGCACTCGGGCTCCGGAGCGCCGCCTACCAGTCACAGATATTCCGTGGCGCGCTCCAGAGCGTCGACGAGGGGCAACTGGAAGCCGCTCGCGCCGTCGGCATGGGCCGGCTACAAGCGATCCGTAGCGTCGTTGTCCCACAAGCGCTTCGTCGGAGCGTGCCCGGCTTCCAGAACGAGTTCACGATCGTCCTGAAAGACACGAGTATCGCCATCGTCATCGGCCTCGGCGAGCTGCTGACCGTCGGCCAGAACCTCTATCAAGGCGGTCAGAGCACCGCTGCGCTTGAGATTTTCCTAACTGTGAGCCTCATCTACTTCGTTCTCACGTTCGTGACGAACCGTTCGCTCGACTACGTCGACGACCACTTCAGCATTCCCGGCGGTGAGCGGGCATGA
- a CDS encoding basic amino acid ABC transporter substrate-binding protein, with product MSDNGLSRRQYLSTVGGTAVTVSLAGCFGGGGGDGGDGSTEITAGTAPGFPPFEMKQDGELVGFDIDLLEAVVDETDYTLAGWEEYEFKSLIPALTNDNIDVVAAGMTINDERDETIDFTDPYYSSNQAIVVREDGDFAPASLSDLSGRPIGAQKGTTGETTVQDELISPGNLDESNYNSYGNYVLAVEDLQNGNIDAVVIDEPVAQTFAAQRPVSIAFTYETGENFGFGVRDGDDEFTQALNDGLSTVRDGSTYQDLTNKWFGQQ from the coding sequence ATGTCAGACAACGGCCTTTCGCGACGCCAGTATCTCTCCACGGTCGGTGGAACCGCAGTAACCGTCTCGCTTGCCGGCTGTTTCGGCGGCGGTGGCGGTGACGGCGGCGACGGTAGTACCGAAATCACTGCCGGAACTGCGCCGGGGTTCCCTCCGTTCGAGATGAAGCAGGACGGCGAACTCGTCGGGTTCGACATCGATCTGCTTGAAGCGGTCGTTGACGAGACCGACTACACCCTAGCCGGCTGGGAAGAGTACGAGTTCAAGTCCCTGATTCCCGCGTTGACGAACGACAACATCGACGTGGTCGCTGCTGGGATGACGATCAACGACGAGCGCGACGAAACGATCGACTTCACCGATCCGTACTACAGTTCGAATCAGGCGATCGTCGTCCGCGAGGACGGCGACTTCGCGCCGGCGTCCCTGTCGGACCTCTCCGGACGCCCCATCGGCGCACAGAAGGGGACAACTGGCGAGACGACGGTACAGGACGAACTCATCTCGCCGGGGAACCTCGATGAGTCGAACTACAACTCCTATGGCAACTACGTGCTGGCTGTCGAGGACCTTCAGAACGGTAACATCGATGCGGTTGTCATCGACGAACCGGTCGCACAGACGTTCGCCGCCCAGCGTCCGGTCTCCATCGCGTTCACCTACGAGACGGGCGAGAACTTCGGCTTTGGCGTCCGCGATGGCGACGATGAGTTCACGCAGGCGCTCAACGACGGCCTGTCCACCGTCAGGGATGGGAGTACCTATCAGGACCTGACGAACAAGTGGTTCGGCCAGCAGTAA
- a CDS encoding COX15/CtaA family protein: protein MTTRFRRLVATTTVLTFALILLGVYTGAIGAGLTCEARWPFCDGWMGLFPANWASFVEWFHRLVAMVTGFGILGSTIAAWRGEYSRRIKLATAVATVVLPVQVLLGANTIFNFGATAQVLHHGAAQLIFGAMVAATAWAYTDTAESPSVQSADTQHTARADD from the coding sequence ATGACCACCCGTTTCCGCCGACTGGTGGCGACGACGACGGTGCTGACGTTCGCACTCATCCTGCTCGGCGTGTACACCGGTGCTATCGGTGCCGGGCTGACCTGTGAGGCACGCTGGCCGTTCTGTGACGGCTGGATGGGGCTGTTCCCCGCAAACTGGGCGAGTTTCGTCGAGTGGTTCCACCGTTTAGTCGCAATGGTTACCGGATTTGGCATTCTCGGATCAACAATTGCCGCGTGGCGCGGCGAGTACAGCCGGCGGATCAAGCTCGCAACTGCCGTCGCAACGGTCGTGCTCCCAGTGCAAGTCCTCCTCGGCGCGAACACCATCTTCAACTTCGGTGCCACGGCGCAGGTGCTCCACCACGGGGCCGCACAGCTTATCTTCGGCGCGATGGTCGCGGCGACGGCGTGGGCCTACACCGATACGGCGGAGTCGCCGTCAGTGCAATCGGCCGATACCCAGCACACAGCACGCGCTGACGATTGA